A single genomic interval of Arachis duranensis cultivar V14167 chromosome 7, aradu.V14167.gnm2.J7QH, whole genome shotgun sequence harbors:
- the LOC107459943 gene encoding uncharacterized protein LOC107459943, translating into MAPYPHSPLSPLQRTQHNTHTHHLTQAKEDSSRKESPPCFQLRHPQPARERERECDDERGGAVTKHVAAAGGASRFAVAEEGKEELLPSRQSPSCFLVADEGVARTVAIAEEGDAQEGAVMVVAIVAVEKSKFYRFDKEGNRWKERTAGTVKFPKNKVASKNKIIAERGSLANFSQELQKLEEYCMNQKSIDSMVYFLNKFCTLSKSLQMVQQLRLFRVLMNEGIFDVIIQVLQSQDKKLVLIGTDILILFLNQDPILLQSYVVRQEGITLLGFLVKGMITEFGDNMHCQFLEILHSLLDMNVFG; encoded by the exons ATGGCGCCGTATCCCCACTCCCCCCTTTCCCCTCTCCAGCGCACACAACACAATACACACACGCACCACCTCACCCAAGCGAAAGAGGATAGCTCGAGGAAGGAGTCGCCACCTTGTTTCCAGCTCCGTCACCCGCAGCCCGCT agagagagagagagagagtgcgACGATGAGAGAGGAGGAGCCGTCACCAAACACGTCGCCGCCGCTGGAGGAGCTTCGCGCTTCGCAGTCGCCGAGGAGGGGAAAGAGGAGCTGCTCCCGTCGCGCCAGTCACCGTCGTGCTTCCTGGTTGCCGATGAGGGAGTCGCAAGAACAGTTGCCATCGCAGAGGAGGGCGACGCGCAAGAGGGAGCCGTCATGGTGGTCGCCATCGTCGCTGTTGA GAAATCAAAGTTTTACCGATTTGACAAGGAAGGGAACCGGTGGAAGGAGAGAACCGCAGGTACCGTCAAGTTCCCAAAGAACAAGGTTGCTAGCAAG AACAAAATCATTGCCGAGCGTGGGTCTTTAGCT AACTTCTCTCAAGAGCTTCAAAAGCTTGAAGAGTATTGCATGAACCAGAAATCCATTGATTCAATG GTATATTTCCTGAACAAGTTTTGTACCTTAAGCAAGAGCTTACAGATGGTCCAGCAGCTTCGGCTCTTTAG ggttttaatgAATGAAGGCATCTTTGATGTCATCATCCAGGTTTTGCAAAGTCAAGATAAGAAGTTGGTGCTAATTGG AACAGATATCCTGATTCTCTTCTTGAATCAAGATCCTATTCTTTTGCAATCCTATGTTGTTCGGCAAGAAGGAATAACACTTCTTGGATTTCTG GTTAAGGGAATGATAACAGAGTTTGGGGACAACATGCATTGCCAGTTTCTTGAGATCCTTCACAGTCTATTAGACATGAATGTTTTTGGATGA